In a genomic window of Infirmifilum sp. NZ:
- a CDS encoding NEW3 domain-containing protein: protein MGASRKLSSLILISLALATAFFAKLGYGQSLLFFGRVTDTQLNPIKGAEVAVFSNNLLVTSVTTDKDGNFNLRIPAGTYVLRVYLKGYAPRQILLVATQEKAGSLGTIVLEPAISIYAETTQLTVYQGDFLNFTIRVSNKGLDPLTVYFKLEKPESWVGYIALSGGLRVDNIVVDAGAERAVFLNLRVPLNASGEVRISLEASWSNLTSVLPFVFTVQPKKWNIVEFPAVSIGAYPGAQLRIPMQVTNPFSVDMDFLLSASVPQGWVATIIDANSLSVSALALPPRASKQLFLILYVPPGATVGKYPVYVYADSAGSRYIAQLEVSVESRFDLLNLTLTSTRLNLTGGTSSSVPVIVRNDGNMPTVVLLKAVTSTPELRLTFSVSGQPGGSFYLLPGETRQVNLLIDALQYITPGTYEVRIYANGTTSSAEKVLLVEVTGVRRAEVVNSNFLVVATPGSVALYRIYVNNTGTYQLNSVTLRVDNAPHNFKVSIQPDKLTLLPGETGYFEIQVFVPSDASESVYNLQFTVEADGVSTTRILLLWVRYETGLSFIVLMGSLVFVSFLLVFYGRRKFVPGA, encoded by the coding sequence ATGGGTGCTTCAAGGAAACTATCGTCCTTAATCCTTATCTCCCTAGCACTGGCAACTGCATTTTTCGCCAAGCTTGGCTATGGCCAAAGCCTGCTTTTCTTCGGCAGAGTGACAGACACTCAGCTGAACCCCATAAAGGGGGCGGAAGTAGCTGTATTCAGCAATAACCTCCTCGTGACCTCGGTCACCACGGACAAAGACGGCAACTTTAACCTGAGGATTCCTGCAGGCACATACGTCCTCAGAGTCTACCTCAAGGGCTACGCCCCACGGCAGATACTCCTCGTCGCCACACAGGAGAAGGCTGGAAGCTTAGGCACGATAGTGCTCGAACCAGCGATCTCAATCTACGCCGAAACAACGCAGCTAACGGTTTACCAGGGAGACTTCCTAAACTTTACGATCCGGGTTTCGAATAAGGGGTTAGACCCGCTGACCGTCTACTTCAAGCTCGAGAAGCCTGAATCATGGGTCGGGTACATCGCTCTCAGCGGGGGGCTCCGCGTGGATAACATTGTCGTCGACGCGGGGGCTGAGCGGGCAGTTTTCCTCAACCTAAGGGTCCCCCTGAACGCCAGCGGCGAGGTCAGAATCAGCCTTGAGGCGAGCTGGAGCAACCTCACGAGTGTGTTGCCGTTCGTTTTCACGGTTCAGCCAAAGAAGTGGAATATCGTTGAGTTCCCCGCAGTAAGTATAGGCGCCTACCCTGGAGCCCAGCTGAGGATCCCCATGCAAGTCACTAACCCGTTTTCGGTGGACATGGATTTCCTGCTATCAGCCTCCGTCCCCCAAGGGTGGGTCGCAACGATAATCGACGCGAACAGCCTAAGTGTCTCAGCTCTGGCTCTGCCGCCGCGTGCATCAAAGCAGCTTTTCCTTATTCTTTACGTGCCTCCCGGGGCAACGGTGGGCAAGTACCCTGTGTATGTTTACGCCGACTCCGCTGGCAGCCGCTACATAGCACAGCTCGAGGTCTCCGTCGAGAGCCGGTTCGACCTTCTTAACTTGACTTTGACCTCAACAAGGCTCAACTTGACGGGAGGCACGTCCAGCTCTGTTCCGGTGATCGTGAGGAATGACGGAAACATGCCAACAGTAGTTCTGCTTAAGGCCGTAACTAGCACACCCGAGCTACGTCTCACCTTCTCGGTCTCGGGGCAGCCTGGAGGCTCCTTCTACCTGTTGCCGGGCGAGACCAGGCAGGTGAACCTGCTGATTGACGCCTTACAGTACATTACACCGGGAACGTACGAGGTGAGGATCTATGCAAACGGCACCACGAGCTCAGCGGAAAAGGTCCTTCTCGTGGAGGTAACCGGGGTTAGACGCGCAGAGGTCGTGAACTCCAACTTCCTGGTGGTAGCCACACCCGGCTCAGTAGCCCTTTACAGGATATACGTCAACAACACGGGCACTTACCAGCTAAACTCTGTAACTCTAAGGGTAGACAACGCGCCTCACAACTTCAAAGTATCTATTCAGCCCGACAAGCTGACGCTCCTCCCAGGGGAGACCGGCTACTTCGAGATCCAAGTCTTTGTACCCAGCGATGCCAGTGAGAGCGTCTACAACCTCCAGTTCACAGTCGAGGCCGACGGCGTCTCCACCACCCGTATCCTCTTGCTCTGGGTTCGGTACGAAACCGGCTTAAGCTTCATAGTTCTTATGGGCTCATTGGTCTTTGTGAGCTTTCTCCTAGTCTTCTACGGCAGGAGGAAATTCGTGCCGGGAGCGTAA
- a CDS encoding ABC transporter ATP-binding protein, with the protein MGEDRVLLRAQDLRMWFEIRRGMFAEPVPLKAVDGVTFDLGVGEAVSVVGESGSGKTTLGKTILRLYKPTGGKLVFKGRDITNLDEKELMWYKRETGLVQQDPYGAMPSFMTIFRILEEPLIIHKIGSKEERREMVFKALEEVRLTPVEDFAFKYPHMLSGGQLQRVAIARALILKPSLVVADEPVSMLDASVRVEILTLMRELQEKRNISFIYITHDLSTTRYFSEQIFIMYAGHLIERGPTKTLLRNPLHPYTRALLAAIPDPDPENRKRFREVPAGEPPSLINPPPGCRFAPRCPFATEKCRREEPPEFEAEPGHFVKCWLYAGTS; encoded by the coding sequence GTGGGTGAAGACAGGGTGTTGCTGAGGGCTCAGGATCTGAGAATGTGGTTCGAGATACGTAGAGGTATGTTCGCGGAGCCGGTCCCCCTGAAAGCCGTTGACGGTGTAACCTTTGACCTTGGCGTCGGCGAGGCGGTGTCCGTTGTCGGCGAGTCTGGGAGTGGAAAAACAACGCTTGGAAAAACCATCCTGCGCCTCTACAAGCCAACCGGAGGGAAACTCGTCTTCAAGGGCCGCGACATCACCAATCTTGACGAGAAGGAGCTGATGTGGTACAAGAGGGAGACTGGCCTCGTGCAGCAGGACCCGTACGGGGCGATGCCGTCCTTCATGACGATCTTCAGGATCCTCGAGGAGCCCCTCATAATACACAAAATCGGTAGCAAGGAGGAGAGAAGGGAAATGGTATTCAAGGCTCTGGAGGAGGTTAGGCTCACACCAGTCGAGGACTTCGCCTTCAAGTACCCGCACATGCTCAGCGGAGGGCAGTTACAGAGAGTTGCTATCGCGAGAGCGCTTATCCTCAAGCCCAGCTTGGTTGTAGCAGACGAGCCTGTATCGATGCTCGACGCATCGGTGAGAGTGGAGATCCTCACGCTCATGAGGGAGCTGCAGGAGAAGAGGAACATCAGCTTCATCTACATCACCCACGACCTCTCAACAACGAGGTACTTCAGCGAGCAGATCTTCATAATGTACGCTGGCCACCTCATCGAGCGCGGGCCAACAAAGACGCTTCTCCGAAACCCCCTGCACCCGTACACGCGTGCGCTCTTGGCCGCTATCCCGGACCCCGACCCGGAGAACAGGAAGCGCTTCCGGGAGGTGCCTGCCGGCGAGCCGCCAAGCCTCATAAACCCGCCCCCTGGTTGCAGGTTTGCTCCTAGGTGCCCCTTCGCGACGGAGAAGTGTAGGCGTGAGGAGCCGCCCGAATTCGAGGCTGAGCCAGGGCACTTCGTTAAGTGCTGGCTTTACGCAGGTACCTCCTAG
- a CDS encoding DUF72 domain-containing protein produces the protein MGLKLYVGTSGWVYDWNPDGLAWYAQNSGFNAIELNMSFYSFPKRSMVAKWLEESGKLRWAVKVHRSITHIRRLNEKAVPLWEKFREAFVPLEERIDFYLFQLPPSASFTGEMKERLRRFSGLCDKIAVEPRHLSWFSEQAVSFFMDNHIYFVTPDSPLFEGLPEIGVVNICGTVYVRMHGRLTWYNYGYLDEELLEVAGKIVESKPERAYIFFNNDHDMLGDGRRIIEIFEEKYGVKIN, from the coding sequence ATGGGCCTAAAGCTCTACGTGGGGACGTCGGGGTGGGTTTACGATTGGAACCCTGACGGCCTCGCATGGTACGCGCAAAACTCGGGTTTTAACGCGATCGAGCTCAACATGAGCTTTTACAGCTTTCCGAAGCGAAGCATGGTGGCGAAGTGGCTGGAGGAGTCGGGAAAACTGCGCTGGGCCGTGAAGGTCCACAGGAGTATAACGCACATAAGGAGGCTGAACGAGAAGGCGGTACCTCTGTGGGAGAAGTTCCGCGAAGCATTCGTACCGCTCGAGGAGAGGATAGACTTCTACTTGTTCCAGCTCCCACCCAGCGCCTCGTTCACCGGAGAGATGAAGGAAAGGCTGAGGCGCTTCTCTGGGCTGTGCGATAAGATTGCTGTCGAGCCCAGACACCTCTCGTGGTTCAGCGAGCAGGCTGTTTCCTTCTTCATGGATAACCACATTTACTTCGTGACACCCGACTCGCCTCTCTTCGAGGGGTTGCCGGAGATCGGGGTAGTGAATATCTGTGGAACCGTGTACGTCAGGATGCACGGGCGGCTGACCTGGTACAACTACGGGTACCTCGACGAGGAGCTACTTGAGGTCGCGGGAAAAATCGTGGAGTCAAAGCCCGAGAGAGCCTACATATTTTTCAACAATGACCACGACATGCTGGGGGATGGGAGAAGGATAATTGAGATTTTCGAGGAGAAGTACGGAGTCAAAATAAACTAG
- a CDS encoding ABC transporter ATP-binding protein codes for MPSTVLSIRDLYLYYRTRKGTVKAVDGVSFELGKGETLAIVGESGCGKTSLARAIIRLLPRNVERFDGTVNLNGVDVMKLSEEEFRKRVRWQKISYVFQGSQNALNPVLKVGFQIAEPLMVHKGLSREEALAEAKRYLRLVGIHESFLDRYPFELSGGMRQRAVIAMALVTNPDVVILDEPTSALDVITQANIMNLLKRIKQEMGLSYIFITHDVPLTSELADRVAVMYAGQIVELADADTFYLSPRHPYSEKLMASVPTLRTDKKLEFIPGAPPSLINPPPGCRFHPRCPFAYERCLREEPPPYALGGSSYVKCWLYHEGKR; via the coding sequence ATGCCGAGCACTGTTTTAAGCATTAGGGATCTGTACTTGTACTACAGGACGCGGAAGGGCACGGTTAAGGCTGTTGACGGAGTCAGCTTCGAGCTGGGAAAAGGGGAGACCCTAGCTATAGTCGGCGAGTCCGGCTGTGGGAAAACCTCGCTGGCCAGGGCCATAATCAGGCTGCTTCCTAGAAACGTTGAGAGGTTCGACGGCACTGTCAACCTTAACGGCGTGGACGTGATGAAGCTGAGCGAGGAGGAGTTCAGGAAGAGGGTGAGGTGGCAGAAGATCTCCTACGTCTTCCAGGGCTCCCAGAACGCGCTCAACCCCGTTTTAAAGGTGGGTTTCCAGATCGCCGAGCCGCTGATGGTTCACAAGGGCTTAAGCAGGGAGGAGGCGCTCGCGGAGGCCAAGAGATACCTAAGGCTCGTGGGAATCCACGAGAGCTTCCTCGACAGGTACCCCTTCGAGCTCAGCGGCGGTATGCGGCAGCGAGCCGTCATCGCGATGGCCCTCGTCACAAACCCGGACGTGGTCATACTGGATGAGCCGACATCCGCGCTCGACGTTATCACGCAGGCAAACATAATGAACCTGCTCAAGAGGATAAAGCAGGAGATGGGTCTCAGCTACATCTTCATCACGCACGACGTGCCCTTGACGAGCGAGCTCGCGGACCGCGTTGCGGTGATGTACGCCGGCCAGATCGTAGAGCTCGCTGACGCTGACACCTTTTACCTCTCCCCGCGCCACCCGTACTCCGAGAAGCTGATGGCGAGCGTCCCAACGCTGAGGACCGATAAGAAGCTGGAGTTCATACCCGGGGCTCCTCCAAGCCTCATAAACCCGCCCCCGGGATGCAGGTTCCATCCGCGATGCCCCTTCGCATACGAGAGGTGTCTGCGTGAGGAGCCCCCACCCTACGCTCTCGGCGGCTCCTCTTACGTTAAATGTTGGTTGTACCATGAGGGTAAGAGGTGA